Proteins encoded by one window of Synechococcus sp. MVIR-18-1:
- the crtL gene encoding lycopene beta cyclase: MADGADVLVIGGGPAALCIASELHQRGVLVEGIAPNPVDAPWPNTYGIWAKELELLGLEDLLEHRWSNTVSFYGAGGSDADDQATPHGLDYGLFDRHKLQQYWLGHGEGITWHQDSVDRIELKADRTRVDCASGKRRLARVVIDASGHRSPHIRRPDQGPVAGQAAYGVVGRFQKAPVEPGQFVLMDFRCDHLSSEQRQQPPTFLYAMDFGDGVYFVEETSLALAPAFPEAELKQRLEQRLAKAGNAITEVIDEEHCLFPMNLPLPDFNQPLLAFGGAASMVHPASGYMVGALLRRGPGLADALAAALKEQPAMGSAALARVGWQALWPMELVLRHRLFQFGLGRLMGFDERLLRRHFTSFFQLSQADWSGFLTNTLPLPQLMGVMLRLFAISPWDVRRGLVLGAQKFSSDL, from the coding sequence TTGGCTGATGGCGCCGATGTGCTGGTGATCGGGGGCGGTCCGGCCGCCCTTTGCATCGCTTCTGAATTGCATCAGCGCGGAGTGTTGGTGGAGGGCATTGCACCGAATCCGGTGGATGCCCCTTGGCCGAACACCTACGGGATTTGGGCGAAGGAACTTGAGCTCTTAGGCCTGGAGGATTTGCTCGAACACCGCTGGAGCAACACGGTGAGTTTTTATGGCGCGGGTGGCTCTGATGCAGACGATCAAGCCACGCCGCACGGGCTGGATTACGGGCTGTTTGATCGCCACAAGCTTCAGCAGTACTGGTTGGGCCATGGTGAGGGAATCACCTGGCATCAAGACAGCGTCGATCGCATCGAGCTGAAGGCTGATCGCACCAGAGTGGATTGCGCCTCGGGGAAGCGGCGCCTGGCCCGGGTGGTGATTGACGCTTCAGGTCACCGATCGCCGCACATCCGCCGGCCGGACCAAGGGCCTGTCGCTGGGCAAGCGGCCTATGGCGTGGTGGGTCGCTTTCAAAAAGCTCCAGTGGAGCCAGGCCAATTCGTGCTGATGGATTTTCGCTGCGATCACCTCAGCTCTGAGCAACGCCAGCAACCTCCTACTTTTCTGTATGCGATGGATTTTGGTGATGGGGTGTATTTCGTGGAGGAAACATCGCTAGCTCTCGCACCGGCTTTTCCTGAAGCTGAATTGAAACAACGCCTAGAGCAACGCCTGGCCAAGGCGGGAAATGCGATCACCGAAGTGATTGATGAGGAGCATTGTTTGTTTCCGATGAATTTGCCGCTACCTGATTTCAACCAGCCGCTGCTCGCCTTTGGCGGTGCGGCGAGCATGGTGCATCCAGCTTCTGGCTACATGGTGGGAGCGTTATTAAGACGCGGGCCTGGATTGGCGGACGCCTTGGCCGCGGCTTTAAAAGAGCAACCAGCGATGGGATCTGCAGCTCTGGCGCGCGTGGGCTGGCAAGCTCTGTGGCCGATGGAGTTGGTGTTGCGCCACCGCCTGTTTCAGTTTGGTTTAGGCCGTTTGATGGGCTTCGATGAACGGCTATTGCGCCGCCACTTCACGAGCTTTTTTCAGCTATCGCAAGCGGATTGGAGTGGCTTCCTCACCAACACCTTGCCGTTGCCGCAACTGATGGGCGTGATGCTGCGTCTGTTTGCGATCTCACCTTGGGATGTGAGGCGCGGGTTGGTGCTGGGGGCACAAAAATTTTCAAGCGATTTATGA